In Peromyscus eremicus chromosome 2, PerEre_H2_v1, whole genome shotgun sequence, a single genomic region encodes these proteins:
- the LOC131903653 gene encoding zinc finger protein 431-like, which yields MNAVTYDDVHVDFSEEEWALLDSSQKNLYKDVMLETYGNLSAIGYSWEDHNSQQNYESCRRHGKHKRSHTGEKPYECNQCGKTFAYHNSLQEHKRAHTGEKPYECNECGKAFICQKSLQTHKRTHTGEKPYECNQCGKAFAHHSSLQEHKRTHTGEKPYKCKQCDKAFSKYSSLQKHKRTHTGDKPYKCNQCDKAFLKHGHLQTHKRTHTQEKPYECNQCGKAFERLRSLQRHKKNILDRNLMNEISAVKPLHIKVVSKYITEDMLDETL from the exons atgaatgcagtgacctatgacgATGTACATGTGGACTTTAGTGAGgaagagtgggctttgctggattcttcccagaagaatctatacaaagatgtgatgctggagacctacgGGAACCTCTCTGCTATAGGCTACAGTTGGGAAGATCATAATAGTCAACAAAATTATGAAAGTTGTAGAAGACATGGCAAG CATAAAAGatcacatactggagagaaaccttatgagtgtaatcaatgtggtaaaacctttgcatacCACAATAGTCTCCAAGAACATAAAagagcacatactggagagaagccctatgaatgtaatgagtgtggtaaagcctttatatGTCAAAAGAGTctccaaacacataaaagaactcatactggggagaaaccttatgaatgtaatcaatgtggtaaagcctttgcacatcacagtAGTCTCcaagaacataaaagaacacatactggagagaaaccatacaaatgtaaacaatgtgataaagccttttcaaAATACAGTAGTCTACAAAAGCATAAAAGGACACACACTGGAGacaaaccctacaaatgtaatcaatgtgataaagcctttttaaaacatggtcatcttcaaactcataaaagaacacatactcaagagaaaccttatgaatgtaatcaatgtggtaaagcctttgaacgTCTGAGGAGtctacagagacataaaaaaAACATACTGGATAGAAACCTTATGAATGAAATTAGtgcggtaaagcctttgcatatcaaaGTAGTCTCCAAATACATAACAGAAGACATGCTGGatgaaactctatga